The DNA sequence AATCGTTTTACCGTCAATAATTTTTGCTGCCATCAGAGAGAGGATTCCATCTGTATCTTTACGAAAGGGGGATGGCGATATTTTGTCAGAAGCCAGCCCCGCTGTCAGTCTTCGTTTAAGATTTTATCTTTCTTTGGCGTCGCGGTGGCTGAAAAACGGGTTTAGTCGTACGGCGGGATGAGCAAAAAAGAGCATAGCGACTGAAGAAAAGTTAACGTGCAGAAACAGAAGGTTGGATAAACTTTATACGGTTTTTGCCGCATAACCCGTCAGGTTACGCCGACAACTGCGGTTTCGCGGCAAAATACATTGACTCATCAGGCGTGGACCGTATAATTCCGGCGATTGCATATCATGAAGTCCCCGCTTCTCAATGCGCCCTTAGCTCAGCTGGATAGAGCAACGGCCTTCTAAGCCGTAGGTCACAGGTTCGAACCCTGTAGGGCGTACCATTAAAATCAAATAGTTACTCCTGAGTACACAAAAAAACGCGACCTGAATGGGTCAAGTATTAAGTTTTTTGCTTTCGCTACCCAATCCTCGTAAACCCTTTCGCTCCAACCAGGAAGAATCCCGCTGGGTGTGCGCTCTGGAGCCGGAAATTCCTCCCTCTCACATACATTCTCAAAAGAGTCGGCTTACTCTTGCCAGTCAGTTTGCACATTTCTTTAATGCCAGTACATCGCGTCGCCATTTTATTCCTCACAAACTCTTAATGCGCTGACAAGCAGCCCGTTTTATCTGGCCCATAAACGCCAGTTCTTCGCGGCTAACATAGCTTATCAGCGGGCTGTTCCAGGTAAGGAAAAACCTGCGAACAACCCGAACCATACAAGCCTGAGGGTTAACTGGCAGGTCTGGTAAACCGCCTATGGACGGCTTTACACGAATAACATGGTGATTAATAAGGTTTTTATCACAAATAATCGTTTCAAGATTGCGCTATCGAGTATCAGGGGGTATAAATACTGTATATTCATACAGTGATTGAGTGAGGAGGAAAAATGCGCGTTGAAGTATCGATCGACCGAACCAAAAAGTTACCTGATGGCGCCATAGGCGCGCTGCAGGTTGAACTGCAGAAACAACCGGTTGAAAACGTTGAGAAGTGCGTGGTTACGGTAAAAAGAGCCGGAGCAGAGGGTTTATCTGTTACCGGCGCAGTGACGTTTATGGATAAACAGCGGGTAACCGCTATTACTGGCATAACCGCATGCGAGCGCATATTAGCGCCCACGGCGCAGCTTACCGCGAAAATATCCGTCTGCTCACCTGCCAGACAATGCTGGATTTCGCCACACCCACGTCCCTGCGGGTCCGTATTGAATACTACATGCCAGACCGGCGCAGACGTGACCTGGACAACCACCAGAAAGCAGCCTCTGACGCGTTGATAAAGGCCCGGTTTGGGCTCGATGACTCTCAGGTTGTCGATTACCGCGTAATTAAGATGCCAGTTTGTCCGGGCGGCAGGCTGGAACTGGTTGTTACTGAACGGGAGCCGGAAGGCATATGAACAAGAAAGTCATTCAAGTCATCCGCGAGCGCTGGCAAAAACTGCGCCTTTTTCGGCACCGTGGAACCATTCTGGTTGGTTATCGAATACTGAGAAACTTTGTGCGCATCTATCAGACCCTGGGATAAATAGCATGAAACTTGAAGCGTCATTAAAGTATTTCAGCCCGCAAGGTATGCATATCAGCGACGAGGTGAAAGGAACCTCTCCGGATCATCTCACAGGCGCTGATGTTATGGTGGCTATTGGTGCCACCAGCAGTAGGGCGCGGTTCGGGCTGGCGGCGTTCTTTGGTAAATCAGGCATCAGCAAGACCGATGAGCAGCTGGTGGTTCAGACGCTGGCGAGATATGCCATTGAGACAGCGCCAAAAAACGTGCGTAAAGCTGCTGGTGATTCGCTGGGGCGCTGCTGTCTTGTGCTGGCGCAGTTTGCCTTTGCTGAGTATTCCCGATCCGCAGAAACAGCGGGAGCCTGTAAAGTTTGCGGTGGTACCGGGAAGCAGCAGACCACCAGTACGCAACGAAAGGTTTCATACCCGTGGGGTAAAGCACCATATTGGGCGAAAAGGTCCCGGGCAGTTCGTCCGTCTGACTGGGAAAAATGGACAGAGGTAACAACTACTATCAGCGCCAGTTGTGAAGCCTGTGATGGCAAAGGGAAGATAAACGCTCTCTGCCGCTGTGGTGGTTCCGGTCAGGTGCTGGACCGTAAACGGTCCAAAGAGTACGGGGCTCCGCTTTATAAAACCTGTGAGCGCTGTTCAGGAAAGGGCTTTTCAACGATGCCATCTACGGCTGCCTACAAAGCGATACTGACGCTGATTCCTGATCTGCATGTCAGAACATGGACCCGTAACTGGAAACCGTTCTGTGATGTGCTGGTGGATATTTGTTGGAAGGGCGAAAGAGAAGCGGATAAGGAATTTCAGCAAGCTACCAAATTTTAAACGATGTCGACAATATTTCGTTTTTTAGCTACAAAAAGCTTGATTTTGTCCGAAGTTGTCGTGTATGATTTAAATCATGGAGTATATCGCCTGTAGGGGATTCGCTCCAGATAACCCGCCACTGAGCGGGTTTTTTTGTATCTGAAAATCACGTATTTCCCCCTCTCAGTTCGATTTTTTATGTTGGTTACTCTAACCAGAACCATCTGTATTTAATTTCGCTGAAAGGTTGCTTAATCAGTTGAGTATGCGTGGATCAAGTCAGGTGTTTTTTAATCAGTTAACTAATTAATCAGCCACGGCTGGTGATATAAAGGAGTAGTATTATGGCTCAGATTCCTCCATTACTTGAATCAGGAATTGTCATTGGTGGTGACCTGGAAGAAGATAAATGGATTGTTATTCCCTACGATGAAATGAATGTTTCAGCTAAATGTAATTTCCCGAAAATTGTTCATACCGGTTATAAAGGATTGGTATATGGAGATGTTCTTCCAACTTATTGGGATAATGTTGCTTACCCTAATGAACCATTTATGCCCGATGAGTCACCGGGAGAATTTGTTACGACTGGGAAAGAGTCGACAATATGGGCGGGCAATGGTTCATCCACTGTGGCCATGGGTGAGCAATCGCAAATTATTATCGGTATTAATTATAGCCCTGAAGACGAAGAAGAACACAGTATTAATGGTTGTAAGGCGTTTACTCTTGGTGATTCCTCAAATGTCCGATTTAAAAACCCACCGGGCAGAGATAACTTATTAATCACCGCTGGCGTAGATAGTTATATTGATCTTGGAGAAGCCACCAAATCTGTTGGAATAGTCGCGGGTGATAACAACACTCTTTATGCCCGCGACTCTGATGATAATGTCGCAATAGCCACGGGGGATAATTGCGAGGTTATTGCAGAAACTACAAATAATACGGTTGTCATAACCGGTGAAAATTCTAGAGCTGCAGTAGGCGAAAATGGTATTATTTTTGCCTCACGTATTCTTGAGTCTTTCACTATCGGTGAGCGTGGTGTGGCCTCGGTGGTGTGGCACGATGGTGAGCGTAATCGTCTTAAAGTCATTTATGAGGGGGAAGATGGTATTGAAGCTGGAAGATATTACAAGATTGATGAGAATGGGGAGGTGATTGAATTATAAATTAGCTGATACTAAAGATGCACATTGATGTGAGTCCTCAAATGCTAAATTAATTTCAATAAATATTTTATATTCAGTGTTAAAGGAGACTCTGGTGGGTATCCTTCTCTGAGTACTACATAATTATTCTGCAAATTAAAGACCCGCCTGCCTGGCGGGTGATACTTTTTCAGGCTCACGGGAATCCTCATCGATATATTAATATATATTCAAGCCCGTTAAGCCAGACCTGTTTTATCAACCAAAAAACAAAAGGAATCGATATGTCTAATATTAACGCTCCAATTGAAGGTGCAGTAATGGTTGGTGGCACTATCGGTAACGGTGGTGTGGCCTTTTCCGATGGTTTCCCATCTGTGGTCGGGAAATCCTCGCCTGTACGCATTGTTCACTGCGGGAATTATGCAACCGTGTATGATGATATTATTCTCGCTGATGGTGAGCCAGGCAGTGAGGACGGTTTTTACATTCCTGGTGCAAATGGTATTATTAGTATCATCGGCTATGAGAGCAATATTAAGGCCGGGAATATGTCACGTACAAGTGCATTGGGTGACAATTCACAAATTGAACTCAGTTATATGACCGAACCCTCTGTTCCTGACTACGGCTTGAATGAATCTACAGCCTATGTAGCAGGTAGTGCATCCCGGATTATTGCTCGTGATGTGGTGAAAAATTCAACGCTGATTTCTTCCGGTGCGACAAACCAGATTTCAGATGAAGGCTCGGATAACACCATTATTTGTACTGGTAGTGATGCGGAAGTTATTACTGGTGAAAACGCGTTGCTTGTGGTTACCAGTAATAAATGCTCTTTCACTCCTGGTGTCGGTGCTGTGACTGTTTTTTGCTGGAAAGATGGTGATGTTAAGCAAGTAACGATTGCGCGCGAAGGTGAGAACGGCATTTCTGCAGGCACACAGTACGTTTTCGAAAATGGTAATATCCAGATAGGTTAATAATATTTAGCAAAAGGCATCAGACTGATGCCTTTGACTAAGTATTTCATCTTCTCAAATTTCAAATCTATTATTCATAGATGATTGAAGGTCTCACCGCCTCAATTCGGTTATGTCTGACGGTTTAATTCTTTCAAACCGCTAACACCCCGGACCGTCGGAGGTAAGCGACGATAAAAATGTTCAACAACCCTCATTCCAGGCCGGACTGGCTGGAATTATTCCAGAGTTGGGGGCGCGGCGAGACCCCACTGGGCGCTGTACTGTTTTCCGTGGTTATGGTTGCCTTGGTATCGCATATAGCGACGGCGGCCGGAAAAAGATGTTAGTTACTCTGCGGCGCGTTAACGCTGACCTTTACCTCAGCGCTGGAACATATTGACTGGCGTCTGTTGCGATTGGTAGCGGAGTGGGTTTTGTCGGTGGGGATAGTCGCTTATCACTGCTGGTGGCGAGTCAATAGAAGATGAGGCGCTTGATGATGTTGAAGTGCTCGGCGTTGCGACTCACGAGAGCAACGATATGAGGCAGGATGATGGTCATGTTTGATGACGGGTGACATATCAGTGACACAACAGCGTCACTGATATGTCATAACATGCCTGTTTTGTCAGTGTAAATACTAATTAAGTAAATACAATTAGTTAAAAATGATATGCGTTATTATAAGTCTCGGATCACAGGTTCGAATTCTGTAGGGGCTTATCAACTTCCTCCAGCCACTGATTTTTCTTTGTGGAACATATTTGG is a window from the Klebsiella oxytoca genome containing:
- a CDS encoding antitermination protein, coding for MKLEASLKYFSPQGMHISDEVKGTSPDHLTGADVMVAIGATSSRARFGLAAFFGKSGISKTDEQLVVQTLARYAIETAPKNVRKAAGDSLGRCCLVLAQFAFAEYSRSAETAGACKVCGGTGKQQTTSTQRKVSYPWGKAPYWAKRSRAVRPSDWEKWTEVTTTISASCEACDGKGKINALCRCGGSGQVLDRKRSKEYGAPLYKTCERCSGKGFSTMPSTAAYKAILTLIPDLHVRTWTRNWKPFCDVLVDICWKGEREADKEFQQATKF
- a CDS encoding YlcG family protein; this translates as MNKKVIQVIRERWQKLRLFRHRGTILVGYRILRNFVRIYQTLG